In Solanum pennellii chromosome 3, SPENNV200, a single window of DNA contains:
- the LOC107012295 gene encoding probable arabinosyltransferase ARAD1 yields MAGRHYTAASGTFKPRSPAFILLLALLALTLLFYIFSSISTSSNSTGNLISSRNPNSGIDYSFVSSLEKFLTKSPRSATAGEDTVSGTTSVEDARKLDDSIWKNENQRLYDEPFYPAFSPLKVYVYEMPAKFTYDLLWLFHNTYKETSNLTSNGSPVHRLIEQHSIDYWLWADLIAPESERLLKNVVRVYKQEEADLFYIPFFTTISFFLMEKQQCKALYREALKWVMDQPAWNRSEGRDHILPVHHPWSFKSVRKFMKKAIWLLPDMDSTGNWYKPGQVYLEKDLILPYVANLDLCDAKCLSSSRRTTLLFFRGRLKRNAGGKIRAKLVEELRGADGVSIEEGTAGEGGKEAAQSGMRKSIFCLNPAGDTPSSARLFDAIVSGCIPIIVSDELELPFEGILDYRKIALFVSSSDALQPGWLLSFLKSVSAAQIKEMQANLAKYARHFLYSHPAQPLGPEDLVWRMMAGKLVNIKLHTRRSQRVVKGSRSLCTCECRSPNATSPGPLS; encoded by the exons ATGGCCGGAAGACATTACACTGCTGCTTCTGGAACCTTCAAACCCAGATCTCCGGCATTTATTTTACTCCTTGCTCTTCTCGCTCTCACTCTCCTCTTCTACATCTTCTCCTCCATCTCCACCTCTTCTAACTCCACCGGCAACCTCATCTCCTCCCGGAACCCTAACTCCGGTATCGACTACTCCTTCGTTTCTTCACTCGAGAAATTCCTCACCAAATCTCCACGATCCGCAACGGCCGGTGAAGATACAGTTTCAGGAACGACGTCGGTGGAGGATGCTAGAAAATTAGATGATTCCATTTGGAAGAATGAGAATCAAAGGCTTTATGATGAGCCGTTTTACCCTGCTTTTTCGCCGCTCAAGGTTTATGTATACGAAATGCCGGCGAAATTCACTTATGATTTGCTTTGGTTGTTTCATAACACGTATAAAGAGACTTCAAATCTTACCTCTAATGGTAGTCCTGTTCACCGCTTGATCGAACAG CATTCAATTGATTACTGGTTGTGGGCGGACTTGATAGCGCCAGAATCAGAGAGGTTACTGAAGAATGTAGTGAGAGTATATAAGCAGGAGGAAGCTGACCTGTTTTATATTCCGTTCTTCACTACAATTAGCTTCTTTTTGATGGAGAAGCAGCAATGCAAGGCTCTTTATAGG gAAGCTCTGAAATGGGTTATGGATCAACCAGCTTGGAATAGATCTGAGGGAAGAGATCACATACTTCCAGTTCATCATCCTTGGTCTTTCAAGTCTGTCCGCAAGTTTATGAAGAAAGCTATTTGGTTGCTCCCTGATATGGACTCAACAGGGAACTG GTACAAGCCTGGGCAAGTTTATCTCGAGAAAGACCTGATACTTCCTTATGTCGCCAATCTCGATCTATGTGATGCTAAATGTTTGTCTTCATCAAGGAGAACTACGCTGCTATTTTTCCGGGGAAGACTTAAAAGAAATGCT GGTGGTAAGATACGTGCCAAACTTGTGGAAGAGCTCCGTGGTGCAGATGGAGTATCCATTGAGGAAGGGACTGCTGGAGAAGGAGGAAAAGAAGCAGCACAGAGTGGCATGCGCAA GAGTATATTTTGCCTAAATCCAGCTGGTGACACCCCATCGTCAGCCAGATTGTTTGATGCAATTGTCAGTGGCTGCATTCCTATCATAGTCAGCGACGAACTAGAGCTTCCTTTCGAGGGGATTCTTGATTATCGGAAG ATTGCTCTGTTTGTCTCTTCTAGTGATGCTTTGCAACCAGGGTGGCTTTTGTCATTTCTAAAAAGTGTTAGTGCGGCTCAAATTAAAGAGATGCAAGCGAATTTAGCTAAG TATGCTAGGCATTTTCTTTATTCTCATCCAGCTCAGCCGCTAGGTCCTGAAGACTTAGTCTGGAGAATG ATGGCAGGAAAGCTGGTCAATATCAAGCTTCACACTCGAAGGTCACAACGCGTGGTGAAAGGATCCAGAAGTCTCTGCACTTGTGAGTGCAGAAGTCCCAATGCTACAAGCCCAGGTCCATTGTCTTGA